A DNA window from Mobula hypostoma chromosome 3, sMobHyp1.1, whole genome shotgun sequence contains the following coding sequences:
- the LOC134343497 gene encoding interleukin-8-like, producing the protein MDRTATVTIVILLLCAIAAQGVPIPGAQGRCHCIRTSFDIIHPTSIRSLKYIPKGSHCDRAEIIVTLKNETKVCVDPDARWLQALITAMKGGKQHKSKN; encoded by the exons ATGGACAGAACAGCCACTGTGACCATCGTCATCCTCCTTCTGTGTGCCATTGCTGCACAGG GTGTTCCGATCCCAGGAGCACAAGGACGGTGCCATTGCATTCGAACCAGCTTTGATATTATTCATCCGACGTCCATCAGGAGCTTGAAATACATTCCCAAAGGATCCCACTGTGACAGAGCAGAGATAAT TGTCACCCTGAAAAATGAGACGAAAGTGTGTGTGGATCCTGATGCCAGGTGGTTGCAGGCTCTCATAACAGCCATGAAAG GTGGGAAACAACACAAATCAAAAAACTGA